The DNA segment TCCAAAAGTCGCACCGCTGCTGCTCCCAATACCAGGTGCGGTGAGACGGCAAGCCGCAGCCTCTACTAATTCGGCTTTTCCCGCTACATAGCCGCCAGCAGTAACGATTGTACCACCTGGATTTTTGATTAACGAACCCGCAATTAGATCGGCACCGACTGCGGTAGGTTCTTGTGGTTCGACAAATTCGCCATAGCAGTTATCTACCAAACAAACAGTGTTGGGATTTTGCTGTTTGACCGACTCTACTATCTTGGCAATTTCGGCGATCGACAAACTCTGTCGCCAGGAATAACCGCACGAACGCTGAATAAAAACCAAACGAGTTTGTTTGCGAACTGCCGAATTTAGGGTTTTCCAATCGATTCTTCCATCTTTTGTAAGGTTTAATTGGCGATATTCAATGTTAAACTCTCCAAGGGAACCAGCATCATTGCCTCTCAAACCGATTACTTCTTCTAGAGTGTCATAGGGGGTGCCTGTAACCGATAGCATTTCGTCTCCAGGGCGAAGTACGCCAAATAAGGCACAGGCGATCGCATGGGTTCCCGAAACAAACTGAACTCTTACTGCTGCTGCTTCTGCACCGACAATTCGAGCAAATACTTTGTCTAAAGTTTCTCGTCCTAAATCGTCGTGTCCGTAGCCATTAACGCTAGTAAAATGCTGTACGCCCACACGGCAATCTCTATAAGCCAAAAGCACTTTTTGCAAATTTTGCTTGACCTGAGAGTCAATATTAGAAAAAATCGGTAATAGCGTTTTTTCGGCTTCTTGTAATATTTGGTGACTTTTCATGATTTCGATCGAGATATGAAAACATCGGGCGGTCAACGTTTGGAGGAAGCCTCCAAACTACGCCCGTTTAAATTTATTTTCTCTCTTATATCGCCGAATAGTTAATTTGTTTTTGCCGACTGGGACGTATTTTAATAAGGGATTTACCAATATCCAGATCGAATAAATTTTTCTAGAAGTTAAAGAGTTAAATAATAATTAGTATTTTTACTTTTTACTTCTAGATTTAAATATGTCGCTCGAACAGCACAAATTTATCGTATAAAGTTGAAATTCAGGTTTAAAAATGACAGTTGCTCAAATAGAAAAAATTCCTCCAGCATGGGGAACCATTATATACATGGCTTCAATACACCTAGTGGCATTACTAGCTTTGTTGCCGCAAAATTTTAGTTGGAGTGCCGCAGGTGTTGCCTTCGGGCTTTACTGTCTCACTGCTGGTGTGGGAATTACCTTGGGATTTCATCGCTTAGTTTCTCATCGCAGCTTTGAAACTCCTAAGTTAGTTGAATATTTCTTAGTGTTTTGCGGTACTCTAGCTTGTCAGGGTGGACCTTTGGACTGGATTGGGCTACACCGCATTCATCATAAGTATTCCGATACCCA comes from the Myxosarcina sp. GI1 genome and includes:
- a CDS encoding methionine gamma-lyase family protein; this translates as MKSHQILQEAEKTLLPIFSNIDSQVKQNLQKVLLAYRDCRVGVQHFTSVNGYGHDDLGRETLDKVFARIVGAEAAAVRVQFVSGTHAIACALFGVLRPGDEMLSVTGTPYDTLEEVIGLRGNDAGSLGEFNIEYRQLNLTKDGRIDWKTLNSAVRKQTRLVFIQRSCGYSWRQSLSIAEIAKIVESVKQQNPNTVCLVDNCYGEFVEPQEPTAVGADLIAGSLIKNPGGTIVTAGGYVAGKAELVEAAACRLTAPGIGSSSGATFGQNRLLFQGLFLAPQMVGEAIKGTHLTAYVFDRLGYPVNPQPLVSRRDVIQGIELGSPEKLIAFCRAIQQHSPIDSYLEPVPAHMPGYESQLVMAGGTFIDGSTSEFSADGPLREPYIAFCQGGTHWTHVAIAIEAAVEALTGLTQIRYT